A segment of the Capnocytophaga sp. ARDL2 genome:
AGTACAGAATAAAAGTCAGATACGAGTAGATTATATAAATCAGTTACAGAAAGCAAGGCAGGAGTACCGTAATACAGAACATCAGCGTTTGCCGGCAATTAAATGGTAGTAATATGAAAGTAGTGGGAATGTTTTTAATAGGCTTATTGTTTGTTTCGTGTGGCTATACAGAAAAAGAGTTAATCGGAGTTTATGCACCGACAGACTACAAAAATACATTTGATACCATACAATTAAAGGAACATAATAAGTATCACAGAAAGGTTTTCGACAAGAATAAGAAACTTGTATTGGAAATCAATGGGAAATGGGAACTTGATGGAAATTATATAAAGTTTAAATCATTTTATCTAAATTTAGATGATGATTTGGTTAACTTTCCTGAAAGTGTTCGAGATACTATAGGAGGATGGGGAGGAAATTTAGAGCGAAGAAAAGGAACTATTGAGTTTTGTGTGGGACATTTATCCGCTAGCTTGTCCGACCAGAATTGTTACCAGAAATTGAAATAAACAACAAAGCCACTCAATGAGTGGCTTTGTTTATTTAGCGTAAGCGTGTTTGTTTTTAAAATCTCTTATCAGAGCATCGAGGGTTACAAAAATGTAATCCTTGTCTTTTTCGGGAGCTTTGTAACTTCCTGCACTCTGTCGAGAGTAGCCTTGTCGAGTTCCACATCAGAATTACCCGTTAGAAAATCCAAACTTACTTCGAGAGCTTGTGCGATTTTAACCGCCATTTCTATGGTCGGCTTTACTTCGTTGCGTTCATATCTTCCGTAGGCATCGCCATTGATACCGATTTTCTTACCTACTTCCGCTTGGGAAAGGCTTTTTCTCTTTCTTACTTGTGTCAATCGTTCGCCAAAGGTCATATCTGTATGTTTTAATGCAGTAAAAGCAATTATAAGGCAAATGTACAAACAAAAAATGTAGGATAAAAATCAGTAATGTTTGGTTGTTTAATACAAAGTTTGTAGATTTGCGACAGATATGTAGGATTAAAATTTTTTTTCAATGGAAATATCAGAAATCAAACAAAAGCTCACAATGTCGAACGTATTGCACTATTACGGCTTAAAGACGGACAAGCAGAGCAGAATAAGCTGTCCGTTCCACGAGGACAAAATCCCGAGTATGCAGGTGTATTACAAAACGCAAACGGCATATTGTTTTAGTTCCAACTGCAAGACACATGGCAAGAGTATGGACGTGATAGATTTTGTAATGCACAAAGAGAACAGCACCAAAGCCGAAGCCATAAACAAATGCAAGGAAATATTAGGTTATCAGAAACCCGACAGCAAAGAACGCTACCAACCCGAATTAAGCAGGGAACAGTTTTTAGGGAATATGTACCAATACTTTAAAAATGCGGTCAGCAACTCAAAACCTGCAAAGGATTATTTACAGCAACGGAATTTAGATTTTAAGAAAACCGAAATCGGTTACAATGCGGGGCAGTTCCATCACGGAGCAAGGAAAGACGAGAATGTAATTGCTCAATGTTTAGAATACGGATTACTGATTGACAAGAACATTACAGGACGTACAGGGGAAAAAGCATACGGAGTTTTTGGGAAATGGTGTATCTGTTTTGCATTGAAGAACAGGAATAGCGAAGTAACAGGATTGTATTTTAGAAGTACGTTAAATGATAAGGACAGCAGACATTTTTACTTAAAGAACAGAAAAGGACTTTACCCGAATTATCCTGAACCGAACACCAAAAAACTAATCTTAACGGAAAGCATTATTGACGGAGCAAGTTTATTACAGATAGAAACCATAACAAAGGAATATGCAGTTTTAGCGTGTTACGGAACAAACGGACTAACCGAAGAACACCAGCAGGCAATAAAGGAACTTCCGCAGTTGGAAGAAATCATTTTCTTTTTTGACAACGATACAGCAGGAAAAGAAGCGGTTAAGAAATACGGGGCAATGCTCAAAGCTGAATACCCGAAATTAAAATTAACCACAGCAGAGCCGATAAACAAAGACATCAACGAAACTTTACAGGGACACGAAGAAAGCATATTTATTGAATTGCTGAACAACAGAACGGAGTTAAATTTTTCTTTTTCAATTGAAGATAAAACAACCAAGCAACTCAAAGAACCAAGCACAGGAACAGGCAACAGCATAGATTTTTTAAAGCGAAAACATTTACTGAAGAACCTGAATACAGAAATCGGAAAAGCGGGAATAGTAGGCGAAGAAAACAGCCGTATGTTATTGTTTTTAATCATCATCAGCTATTTAAATAAAAATCCCTTACACGCTTTAGTACAAGGAAGTTCGGGAAGCGGAAAAACACATATCATCAGCAGGATAGCCGATTTAATGCCACAGGAAGACGTATTGCGTTTTACAAGAATAACGGAAAGCAGTTTATATAATTGGGGCGAGTTCGACCTGTTCCAAAAGGTTGTCATCATTGAAGATTTAGACGGCTTAAAAGAAGACGCTTTGTATGCACTTCGGGAGTTTATATCTAACCAAGTTTTAAGAAGTTCGGTAACGATAAAGGATAAAAAAGGGAATAATAAAAGCAGTCATAAAATCGTAAAAGGTCAGTTCAGTAGTTTATCAGCCACAACAAAAGGCGAAACGTACGAGGATAATATGTCCCGTAGTTTTTTGATTGCAGTTGATGAAAGCAAGGAGCAGACACAAAGAATTATAGAGTATCAGAACTGCAGGAATGCAGGGGAAATCGACCCGAACGAAAGCCAGAGAACAATCCATTTTATACAACAGTTGGTAAGGAACTTAAAGCATTACGAAGTAATCAACCCTTATGCGACAAAATTGAATCTTCCCGAAAAGGTGCATAAAATAAGACGGTTAAACGAAATGTACCAAGCGGTTATTAAACAGGTAACGTTTTTAAATCAGTACCAAAGAAAGCTCACAAAAGATAATCAATTAGTAACCGAGATTGAAGATATAGAACAGGCTACGGAAATCCTTTTTGAAAGCATTGTCTTAAAGGTGGACGAACTGGACGGAAGTTTAAGGCAGTTCTTTGAACGATTAAAGAAGTATGTAAAAAACGAAAACCAAGACTTTGTTTTAAGGGATGTAAGGCAACATCTGAACGTAAGCAAAACACAGGTCTTTAGGTACGTACAAACGCTTACGGAACTCGAATACATCAAACAAAACGGAGGCTATGCCAACAAAGGAATAAAATACAAAATCAGCTATTGGGACAATTACCAGAAGTTGAGAGCCGAAATAAAGGACTTCCTGATGAACCAAATACAAAAGCTGAAAACAGAAAATAATATTGCACCCTCAAAGCCAAAGAACAAAACATTAAGTATGATAGTGAATGAAAGTGTTTGAAACGCTACGGAACACAAAAGGAACACAAGAATAAGTCGTAACTATCTCAATACTAATATCTAACTACTCAATGCTTATTTAGCGTTCCTAATTCCACGAGAATACAAAAGCAAAAACATCATAGCAATACAAAACGTCATAGTATGGCATTACCGAGCAGACATATTATTTACAATGAACTGTATCAGAAAGAAAGCAAAGAATACAAGGAATACCTTATGTTATTGGGTTATGCGGACGACACTTGCCAATCGAAATATTTATACCTGAAAGAGTTTTTTAATTGGTTGGAAGAAATCGGGATTTATCAGCTACATCACATTACAGCCGTAGAAATCGGGAATTTTTACGAATACATACAGAACAGGAAAAGCACCAGAACCAAAGAAACGTTGAAGCTGAAAACCGTTTACGACATAATGCGTTGCGTACAGCAGTATTTAGGTTATGCGTTGCATTTAGGAAAAATCAAAATCAATCCTGCATCACACCTGAAATTTAATTATCCTGATGAAGAAGTAAACCGTATCATTTTTACACAGCAGGAAATAAGAGAGCTTTATGAAGTAACAGAAAACAACCAGGAAAAAGCCATATTACATATTGCGTATGGTTGTGGGTTGAGAGCAAACGAAGTCAGTTAGCTGAACAAAGAAGATTTACGATTAACGGAAAACCTTGTTATCGTTCAGAAAGGCAAGAACAGCAAAAGAAGATTAGTCCCGATAAACGATACAATCAGCAACGAACTACAAATTTTTCTTTCATCTGAAGAAACAAAACAAAAAGCCGTGTTCCTGAACAGCAAAGGAACGAGAATGCAGACAGGCACACTAAACAAGCAACTGAAAAAAATCATCAAACGTACAGACTTCGGGAAAGCATTTACACAGGCAGAATTAACCAAAATCGGAATGCACACATTACGGCACAGCATAGCGACACATCTTTTAGAGAACGGAATGGCATTGGAACAAGTACAATTATTTTTAGGACACAGCCATATAGAAAGCACCGAAATTTATACGCATATCAATCAAAACCAACTAAACGAGCTTTTAAGCGAGTGAAATCACGAGTACCAAAAAACAAATAAAAACGAACGAGTAAATCAATGAACTTATGCAATGACAATCAGAGAGTATTTACAGAAAAAGTACAGCAAAAGCACTTTAAACAGCAATCTGTACAACATTAAAAGATTTACGGATTACTACGATAAAAGAGCCGAAAAAGCCACCTACAAAGACGTTTTACATTACATCGAATACCTACGCAAAAACTACGATTTACACCGCAAAACATTACGACATTGTTTATATGCAGTAAAAATCTACTTCAATTATTTATTAGAAATCGGAAAACGGAAAGACCATCCTTGCAGTGAACTGTACCTAAAAGACAAGATAAACAGACAAATCCCGGTTGATAATCTGTACAGTCCGGAAACATTAGAAAACTTCTTTGAAAGCTACCAAATCAAACGAAAAAAGCAACTTGAAACAAGGAATAAAATCATTATCAGTTTATTGATTTACCAAGCCTTAACAGTTAATGAAATTGCAGAATTAGAAGTGCATCATATCAATCTGGACAAGGCAGAAATATTTATCAAAGGAAGTAAAGAAGCCACATCTAAAAGCCCGAAAAGCAGAACCTTACCGTTACAAGCCAAACAGATCCTTTTGTTTTATAAATATCTGGAAAAGGACCGAAATAATTTACTGAAATACAATCTTAAAAATCCTGATGAAACAGCGTTTATTTTAGGGCAGTACGGAGAGAAGATAAAACCGCACGGAATAAGCAGGATAATCAACGAGAACCGCACAGAAAACGAACAAATCCAACCGATGAAGATAAGGCAAAGTGTTATTGCGAACCTTTTAAAGAAAGAAAATGATACAAGAATAGTACAGGTTTTTAGCGGACATAAAAGAGCCAGTACGACAGTCCAATACAAGCAATCGGAATTGGAACAATTACAAAATGCAGTCAATAATTACCACCCAATCCGATAAAAAACAATAGAAAAAAAGCGGTAAAAAAATAAATGCTTCCTTTTTGTGGGGGAATTTAATAACCCGCCCGCCAACGCACAGGGGAAAGGCTGTTGCAGACAGGTTTTGCAGTGCCCCCGTTTTTTTCTGTCATACTTTTTGCGTTGTTTTTTGCCAACGCTCCACAGCACATTTATTTTTCAGTTGAAAATAATATTGAATTTTAAGCGGACAACTGAAAAAATAAAAGAGCTGTCCCAATGCTGAAAAAACAAAGCAAAAAGCCGTTCGCTCCGTACTCCCCGCTCACTTATGCCAGCAAAAAAACGGGGTAAGCTATTTAACATAAAATCGCTTCCATTATGGTTCAAAAAACGAAGTTTTTAATTTGTTTTTTAAAGGTGTTTTTTGAAACCATAATTCATTTTATGTTTTCGCTTCGCAAATAGCCACTGCAAAAACCGCCTGCACAACTCTTTCCCCTTGCCAACGCTTCCCACCCGAAAAGCGGTATCCCACTTAAAAAGGAAGCATTTATTTTTTTGGTTTATAGTGCCACTTCCTTCGGTCAGACAATGGCAGAGCCTACCGGCAGTATGGAGCTTCGCAGATTATTGATTAAAAACTAACGCCCTTCGGTTGTTTGCTCATTTTTTCCATTGCCTTGTCCGCTACGCTACGAAGCCAACGAAAAAAATCGAGCCGATATTTTTTCTTTCATCTGTAACTCAATTGAAAAGAAAAAATTATCTTTGACGTTGATAATGGGCTGTCTTAAAATCACATATCAACCGATTTTGCAAGTGCTTCGCACACGCAAACCCGTGCAGTCGCACGAGGCAAAAGTTGTGCAGTTGTGGTTAAATGTGGATCCGTTGGTGGAAGTTCAACCAAACAAGACATCATACCATTTTGTAAGCAACAACCCGATAAACAGAGTTGATCCGACAGGTATGTTAGACAATCCTATTTATGATACGGACGGAAATTTTTTAGGGACAGATGATAAAGGATTACAAGGAAAAGCTATCGTAATGAATAAAAAAAATTTCACACAAGGTATGTCTCATCAAGAAGCTCTAAGTTATAATTTGGGTGCTGAAGAATTAAATAAAGATGGAATTGATAAATTACTTTCTCATTACAATGGACTAAAAGACAGACCAGATTATGATGGGGGAATAACTTTAGATGAAGCTAATGACTGGTACAGAAATGGAAAAGGGGAACCTTTATTTACCTCGTTGGAAAAGATAGATTTGTCAGGGATTTTATCTTTAGGAGAGAAATATGTAGGACAAGTAAAAACCTTTAATCTATTATTGAATAGTAGCTCTTTAAATGACGGTCTAGTTTATGGAAATATTACATTAAAAAGATATCCTAATCATTCTGTAAGAGCATATGCAGATGAATACAATTTCGAAATGCATAATACCAAAAATCCATTGAATTGGGCAAGAAATGTAGAAACAATTATAGGGAGAAAAGTTGCAGGAGAAGGAAAATCTTTTGAAATAAATATTTACGGTAATAAAAATCTTACACCGATTTTACCTTGGATTAGATAACTATGAAGATCAAAAAAATATTTTTATATTGGCTTGTTTTAATTATTCAAAGCTGCACTTCAGATTATAATAAATATTTAGGAAAAGGGTATTTTTATAGAGATGAAGGTGGTGAAATAAAGGATATTCTTTGCGAAAGACCTAATGGTAAAGAAATTCCTGCAACAATTTTAGATTATGTTTATAATGATGAATATATAATTGCTAAACAGAAGCCAAAATTGCCACAAGACCCTTTGTATAAAGAAGAGTATGAGTATCACTATGGTGAAGAATCTTTGTATTTTTGGATTATTATTAAAAAAAAGGACATTATTTTTGGTCCAATGAATAAAATCGAATTTGCCAATAAAATAAAAAAGTTAGGAATTAATTTAAAATTTGAAAAATAGTAAAAGCTACATTCAACTTACTATTTCGCTTTTTCTTACAAACAAGAAAATTGCGATTTGGATAAAAAAGTTTAGATTTACAATAAAAAAAGTACAATTTGTATTGAAGTATTAGAAAAATAACAGCTCCTTTGGATTATAATATGTTGAAGTTAAATTTAAACCTCTACGATTTCCACGCCCGAAACTACGACCCAGCCATTGGTAGGTGGCTAAATGTTGACCCGTTAGCGGAGAAAATGCCAAGCTGGTCGCCGTATCGTTATGGGTTTAATAACCCAATCCGATATACCGACCCAACGGGAATGTTTGAGGTAGATGGTGAGTATGAAATTACTCACGATAAAAATGGTAAAGAAGTCAGAACAAAAGTTTCAAATTTAGGAGATGATGTTGGCATAGATTTTAATCATCATTTAGATGGGGATAGAAAAGGTCAAACCGAAATTGTAAATACAAAGAATGGGTTTACCAATTGGATTGCTGATTCACGTTTTATGAGAGGTTATACTCAAAGAGACGAGAGTATTAATTGGAAATCTGTTTATGACGAGTGGCAGTCAGGTACTGGACCAGAAAACAGTTTGTTTTTTGGTAGAGATAATAATATGATTAAAGATATTAGAAAAAGTAATCTTTATCACGGAGCAAGAAATGATTATTTAAAAGCTAAAAGCTTGGGATTTTGATAATAAGATTTCAAAAAAATACATTCCAATAGATTTTGGACTTTCTGGATTGTTGCTTTCAGGAACTAATATGACTATGCAAATGATGGGTTCAGGAGGTGTGAGTTTTTATGATATTGGGAACCATCAAAGATTGGTAATGATAACAGACCAAAAATCCAAAGAATCTTTTTATTATCATTTACCGTGGATTAAAAATATTAGTAGAAATAATGGATGTATTTGTATACAACCAAAACAAAGTACAACAAATCAAACATATATTTGGATTGATAATAATGTTGAACCGTGATGAAAAAGGAAAATGTTTGTTTCTTAGTAGCTATCTTTTTTACAACAATATCTTGTAAAACGTCAGAAAGTAATCTTATAGGAATTTATATTAAAAATCCTAGTGAGAACACCATAGACACTTTGTTTTTGTATGAAAATCATAAATATAAACAAGTGATTTATTATAAAACAGGTGAATTATTTGGTGTAAATGAAAATAACTGGAGATTAAATGGGGATAAAATTGACTTTATGAATTTGTATTTAAATTATGACTTAGATTTAAGTAATTATACCAAGCCTGAAAATGGAATTATAGGAGAAACATTACTTATGCCGAGTTTGCTTCCTTTTTCAAATGGAAAGATTATAATTGATAAAGACCGGAAAGTATTTTATTTTAAAAAGTCTAAATTGTAACCAAAATCGCCAAATTTTATCTTACATAATACTTTGCAACTTAGTTTGCTTAATAAAAGCATCAAGGAGAGCGAAGACGTGTTGTTTTTCGCTCTCTTTTAGTTTTTGTATATCAAGAACACGATTTACAATACTCTTTTCAAGAAGCACATCGGTAGAGCCTACCAAATAATCCAAAGACACTTCTAGAGCTTCGGCCAACTGCGTGGCCATCTCAATAGATGGTTTTACTTCATCACGCTCATATCTACCAATTACAGCACCGTGAACGCCAACGAGTTTACCCACTTCGTCCTGCGACATCTTTTTATCTTTTCTCACTTCCGTGAGCCTTTTACCAAAGCTTATTGACTTCATAAATGTATTGAAAACTACACTAAGTTAAATAATAAGGCAAATGTACAAACAAAAAATGTAGGATAAAAATCAGTAATGTTTGGTTGTTTAATACAAAGTTTGTAGATTTGCGACAGATATGTAGGATTAAAATTTTTTTTCAATGGAAATATCAGAAATCAAACAAAAGCTCACAATGTCGAACGTATTGCACTATTACGGCTTAAAGACGGACAAGCAGAGCAGAATAAGCTGTCCGTTCCACGAGGACAAAATCCCGAGTATGCAGGTGTATTACAAAACGCAAACGGCATATTGTTTTAGTTCCAACTGCAAGACACATGGCAAGAGTATGGACGTGATAGATTTTGTAATGCACAAAGAGAACAGCACCAAAGCCGAAGCCATAAACAAATGCAAGGAAATATTAGGTTATCAGAAACCCGACAGCAAAGAACGCTACCAACCCGAATTAAGCAGGGAACAGTTTTTAGGGAATATGTACCAATACTTTAAAAATGCGGTCAGCAACTCAAAACCTGCAAAGGATTATTTACAGCAACGGAATTTAGATTTTAAGAAAACCGAAATCGGTTACAATGCGGGGCAGTTCCATCACGGAGCAAGGAAAGACGAGAATGTAATTGCTCAATGTTTAGAATACGGATTACTGATTGACAAGAACATTACAGGACGTACAGGGGAAAAAGCATACGGAGTTTTTGGGAAATGGTGTATCTGTTTTGCATTGAAGAACAGGAATAGCGAAGTAACAGGATTGTATTTTAGAAGTACGTTAAATGATAAGGACAGCAGACATTTTTACTTAAAGAACAGAAAAGGACTTTACCCGAATTATCCTGAACCGAACACCAAAAAACTAATCTTAACGGAAAGCATTATTGACGGAGCAAGTTTATTACAGATAGAAACCATAACAAAGGAATATGCAGTTTTAGCGTGTTACGGAACAAACGGACTAACCGAAGAACACCAGCAGGCAATAAAGGAACTTCCGCAGTTGGAAGAAATCATTTTCTTTTTTGACAACGATACAGCAGGAAAAGAAGCGGTTAAGAAATACGGGGCAATGCTCAAAGCTGAATACCCGAAATTAAAATTAACCACAGCAGAGCCGATAAACAAAGACATCAACGAAACTTTACAGGGACACGAAGAAAGCATATTTATTGAATTGCTGAACAACAGAACGGAGTTAAATTTTTCTTTTTCAATTGAAGATAAAACAACCAAGCAACTCAAAGAACCAAGCACAGGAACAGGCAACAGCATAGATTTTTTAAAGCGAAAACATTTACTGAAGAACCTGAATACAGAAATCGGAAAAGCGGGAATAGTAGGCGAAGAAAACAGCCGTATGTTATTGTTTTTAATCATCATCAGCTATTTAAATAAAAATCCCTTACACGCTTTAGTACAAGGAAGTTCGGGAAGCGGAAAAACACATATCATCAGCAGGATAGCCGATTTAATGCCACAGGAAGACGTATTGCGTTTTACAAGAATAACGGAAAGCAGTTTATATAATTGGGGCGAGTTCGACCTGTTCCAAAAGGTTGTCATCATTGAAGATTTAGACGGCTTAAAAGAAGACGCTTTGTATGCACTTCGGGAGTTTATATCTAACCAAGTTTTAAGAAGTTCGGTAACGATAAAGGATAAAAAAGGGAATAATAAAAGCAGTCATAAAATCGTAAAAGGTCAGTTCAGTAGTTTATCAGCCACAACAAAAGGCGAAACGTACGAGGATAATATGTCCCGTAGTTTTTTGATTGCAGTTGATGAAAGCAAGGAGCAGACACAAAGAATTATAGAGTATCAGAACTGCAGGAATGCAGGGGAAATCGACCCGAACGAAAGCCAGAGAACAATCCATTTTATACAACAGTTGGTAAGGAACTTAAAGCATTACGAAGTAATCAACCCTTATGCGACAAAATTGAATCTTCCCGAAAAGGTGCATAAAATAAGACGGTTAAACGAAATGTACCAAGCGGTTATTAAACAGGTAACGTTTTTAAATCAGTACCAAAGAAAGCTCACAAAAGATAATCAATTAGTAACCGAGATTGAAGATATAGAACAGGCTACGGAAATCCTTTTTG
Coding sequences within it:
- a CDS encoding helix-turn-helix domain-containing protein, with protein sequence MTFGERLTQVRKRKSLSQAEVGKKIGINGDAYGRYERNEVKPTIEMAVKIAQALEVSLDFLTGNSDVELDKATLDRVQEVTKLPKKTRITFL
- a CDS encoding CHC2 zinc finger domain-containing protein, whose protein sequence is MEISEIKQKLTMSNVLHYYGLKTDKQSRISCPFHEDKIPSMQVYYKTQTAYCFSSNCKTHGKSMDVIDFVMHKENSTKAEAINKCKEILGYQKPDSKERYQPELSREQFLGNMYQYFKNAVSNSKPAKDYLQQRNLDFKKTEIGYNAGQFHHGARKDENVIAQCLEYGLLIDKNITGRTGEKAYGVFGKWCICFALKNRNSEVTGLYFRSTLNDKDSRHFYLKNRKGLYPNYPEPNTKKLILTESIIDGASLLQIETITKEYAVLACYGTNGLTEEHQQAIKELPQLEEIIFFFDNDTAGKEAVKKYGAMLKAEYPKLKLTTAEPINKDINETLQGHEESIFIELLNNRTELNFSFSIEDKTTKQLKEPSTGTGNSIDFLKRKHLLKNLNTEIGKAGIVGEENSRMLLFLIIISYLNKNPLHALVQGSSGSGKTHIISRIADLMPQEDVLRFTRITESSLYNWGEFDLFQKVVIIEDLDGLKEDALYALREFISNQVLRSSVTIKDKKGNNKSSHKIVKGQFSSLSATTKGETYEDNMSRSFLIAVDESKEQTQRIIEYQNCRNAGEIDPNESQRTIHFIQQLVRNLKHYEVINPYATKLNLPEKVHKIRRLNEMYQAVIKQVTFLNQYQRKLTKDNQLVTEIEDIEQATEILFESIVLKVDELDGSLRQFFERLKKYVKNENQDFVLRDVRQHLNVSKTQVFRYVQTLTELEYIKQNGGYANKGIKYKISYWDNYQKLRAEIKDFLMNQIQKLKTENNIAPSKPKNKTLSMIVNESV
- a CDS encoding tyrosine-type recombinase/integrase yields the protein MNKEDLRLTENLVIVQKGKNSKRRLVPINDTISNELQIFLSSEETKQKAVFLNSKGTRMQTGTLNKQLKKIIKRTDFGKAFTQAELTKIGMHTLRHSIATHLLENGMALEQVQLFLGHSHIESTEIYTHINQNQLNELLSE
- a CDS encoding tyrosine-type recombinase/integrase; the encoded protein is MTIREYLQKKYSKSTLNSNLYNIKRFTDYYDKRAEKATYKDVLHYIEYLRKNYDLHRKTLRHCLYAVKIYFNYLLEIGKRKDHPCSELYLKDKINRQIPVDNLYSPETLENFFESYQIKRKKQLETRNKIIISLLIYQALTVNEIAELEVHHINLDKAEIFIKGSKEATSKSPKSRTLPLQAKQILLFYKYLEKDRNNLLKYNLKNPDETAFILGQYGEKIKPHGISRIINENRTENEQIQPMKIRQSVIANLLKKENDTRIVQVFSGHKRASTTVQYKQSELEQLQNAVNNYHPIR
- a CDS encoding DUF3997 domain-containing protein, giving the protein MKIKKIFLYWLVLIIQSCTSDYNKYLGKGYFYRDEGGEIKDILCERPNGKEIPATILDYVYNDEYIIAKQKPKLPQDPLYKEEYEYHYGEESLYFWIIIKKKDIIFGPMNKIEFANKIKKLGINLKFEK
- a CDS encoding RHS repeat domain-containing protein, with translation MLKLNLNLYDFHARNYDPAIGRWLNVDPLAEKMPSWSPYRYGFNNPIRYTDPTGMFEVDGEYEITHDKNGKEVRTKVSNLGDDVGIDFNHHLDGDRKGQTEIVNTKNGFTNWIADSRFMRGYTQRDESINWKSVYDEWQSGTGPENSLFFGRDNNMIKDIRKSNLYHGARNDYLKAKSLGF
- a CDS encoding helix-turn-helix domain-containing protein, coding for MKSISFGKRLTEVRKDKKMSQDEVGKLVGVHGAVIGRYERDEVKPSIEMATQLAEALEVSLDYLVGSTDVLLEKSIVNRVLDIQKLKESEKQHVFALLDAFIKQTKLQSIM
- a CDS encoding CHC2 zinc finger domain-containing protein, whose protein sequence is MEISEIKQKLTMSNVLHYYGLKTDKQSRISCPFHEDKIPSMQVYYKTQTAYCFSSNCKTHGKSMDVIDFVMHKENSTKAEAINKCKEILGYQKPDSKERYQPELSREQFLGNMYQYFKNAVSNSKPAKDYLQQRNLDFKKTEIGYNAGQFHHGARKDENVIAQCLEYGLLIDKNITGRTGEKAYGVFGKWCICFALKNRNSEVTGLYFRSTLNDKDSRHFYLKNRKGLYPNYPEPNTKKLILTESIIDGASLLQIETITKEYAVLACYGTNGLTEEHQQAIKELPQLEEIIFFFDNDTAGKEAVKKYGAMLKAEYPKLKLTTAEPINKDINETLQGHEESIFIELLNNRTELNFSFSIEDKTTKQLKEPSTGTGNSIDFLKRKHLLKNLNTEIGKAGIVGEENSRMLLFLIIISYLNKNPLHALVQGSSGSGKTHIISRIADLMPQEDVLRFTRITESSLYNWGEFDLFQKVVIIEDLDGLKEDALYALREFISNQVLRSSVTIKDKKGNNKSSHKIVKGQFSSLSATTKGETYEDNMSRSFLIAVDESKEQTQRIIEYQNCRNAGEIDPNESQRTIHFIQQLVRNLKHYEVINPYATKLNLPEKVHKIRRLNEMYQAVIKQVTFLNQYQRKLTKDNQLVTEIEDIEQATEILFESIVLKVDELDGSLRQFFERLKKYVKNENQDFVLRDVRQHLNVSKTQVFRYVQTLTELEYIKQNGGYANKGIKYKISYWDNYQKLRAEIKDFLMNQIQKLKTENNIAPSKPKNKTLSMIVNESV